One genomic window of bacterium includes the following:
- a CDS encoding ABC transporter substrate-binding protein, which translates to MTRYLHLLTAVALLAIAAGLLAPAGAQDRVLAFALDTEAFRRPEAEAIADNLRTLGAQVEVRVWERTSMIARMQAGERLAYMTDWGSAFFEPFDLAEPKLTTGGRGNYSFYSNKEVDDLLVVGSTGADNTARRDAYFKVQDIIFREAPWIFAYFRQDIHGASSLVENWEASMDSRINLHDVRLSRGGVIVVGMNTNAIATFDPAMFRDRKTETVLRNIFDGLVTRTTKDQVVLELASAMRQPSPTTYEFTIRSGVTFHNGDPLTAEDVLFTFERILKDGAIAGASSPRRALLGPLDRVERVGENVVRFTLARPFPAFLQALVHFQIVPKRYIQTVGDRAFAERPVGAGPFKYLAGRVDGQIVLERHEKYHGGSPALPPLGPAPLRGVVFRMMPEPATRVAALKAGEVHIIEDLPVDLITEIERDPRTEVKATQGTRVSGVELNNAKPPFNDLKVRQALNHAVNWDLILKAIYRGYGTRLATAFLPSGFGYNPGLRPYTYDLTRARALLREAGYTVR; encoded by the coding sequence ATGACAAGGTACCTGCATCTGCTCACCGCAGTGGCGTTGCTTGCCATAGCCGCCGGCCTGCTTGCACCGGCCGGCGCTCAGGACCGAGTGCTCGCCTTCGCCCTCGACACCGAGGCGTTCCGTCGGCCCGAAGCCGAGGCGATTGCCGACAACCTCCGCACGCTGGGCGCCCAGGTAGAGGTTCGTGTCTGGGAGCGCACCAGCATGATCGCCCGCATGCAGGCAGGCGAGCGCCTGGCCTACATGACCGACTGGGGGAGCGCGTTCTTCGAGCCATTCGACCTGGCCGAGCCCAAGTTGACCACCGGCGGCCGCGGAAACTACTCCTTCTACTCCAACAAAGAGGTGGACGACCTGCTAGTGGTCGGGTCCACCGGCGCCGACAACACCGCCCGCCGCGACGCCTACTTCAAAGTCCAGGACATAATCTTCCGGGAGGCCCCCTGGATCTTCGCGTACTTCCGCCAGGATATCCACGGCGCCAGCAGCCTGGTTGAGAACTGGGAAGCCTCGATGGACAGCCGCATCAACCTGCACGACGTGCGCCTGAGCCGCGGTGGGGTCATCGTGGTTGGGATGAACACTAACGCGATCGCGACATTCGACCCCGCGATGTTTCGCGATCGGAAGACCGAGACGGTGCTGCGCAACATATTCGACGGCCTGGTTACTCGGACGACCAAGGACCAAGTGGTACTCGAGCTGGCCTCGGCCATGCGGCAGCCGTCACCGACCACCTATGAGTTCACGATCCGCTCGGGCGTGACGTTCCACAACGGCGATCCGCTGACCGCCGAGGACGTCCTCTTCACCTTCGAGCGCATACTCAAGGACGGCGCGATCGCCGGCGCCAGCAGTCCCCGCCGCGCGCTGCTGGGCCCGCTCGACCGCGTCGAGCGCGTTGGCGAGAACGTGGTGCGCTTCACCCTCGCCCGCCCGTTCCCGGCATTCTTGCAGGCGCTGGTGCACTTCCAGATCGTGCCCAAGCGCTACATTCAGACCGTCGGCGACCGCGCGTTCGCCGAGCGGCCGGTGGGCGCCGGACCGTTCAAGTACCTGGCCGGCCGCGTGGACGGCCAGATCGTGCTGGAGCGCCATGAGAAGTACCACGGCGGCTCGCCTGCCCTGCCGCCGCTCGGCCCGGCGCCGCTGCGGGGCGTGGTCTTCCGGATGATGCCCGAGCCCGCGACCCGTGTGGCCGCGCTGAAGGCCGGGGAGGTACACATCATCGAGGACCTGCCCGTGGACCTGATAACCGAGATTGAGCGTGACCCCCGCACCGAGGTCAAGGCCACCCAGGGGACGCGCGTTTCGGGCGTCGAGCTGAACAACGCTAAGCCTCCGTTCAACGACCTGAAGGTACGCCAGGCGCTCAACCACGCGGTCAACTGGGACCTGATCCTCAAGGCCATATACAGGGGCTATGGCACTCGGCTGGCCACCGCGTTCCTGCCCAGCGGGTTCGGCTACAACCCGGGCCTGCGGCCGTACACATACGATCTGACGCGGGCTCGCGCGCTGCTGCGCGAGGCGGGTTACACGGTGCGGTAG
- a CDS encoding GntR family transcriptional regulator has translation MSGATMSGATMKLKRHHAVPLHRQLGAALVRAIRSGEIPPGERIPSEREICETYGVSRTTVRQTIHDLVASGLLMRVPAKGTFVARPKIDQDLSRVVRFSEAVSAAGYRPTARLLGIRTAQAHAEIAKALGLSLGETVVVVDMVSMADGAPLAFYRIHLPPETGEPTARALLAAEAEGRVTFGLILEHVRRVAGLEPAQVVQTYEAAPASDEVARILQISEGAAVVASDRTVLTASGKPITHDNAYYRGDRYRFTIRRAYSI, from the coding sequence ATGAGTGGGGCGACGATGAGTGGGGCGACGATGAAGCTGAAGCGCCATCACGCCGTCCCCCTGCACCGGCAGCTCGGTGCCGCCCTCGTCCGCGCCATCCGTTCGGGGGAGATCCCCCCGGGCGAGCGCATCCCATCCGAACGGGAGATCTGCGAGACCTACGGGGTCAGCCGCACAACGGTCCGGCAGACCATCCACGACCTGGTGGCCTCAGGACTCCTGATGCGCGTGCCGGCCAAGGGGACCTTCGTGGCGCGGCCCAAGATAGACCAGGACCTCTCACGCGTGGTGCGGTTCTCAGAGGCCGTCTCCGCTGCCGGATACAGACCCACGGCAAGGCTGCTCGGCATTCGCACCGCGCAGGCGCATGCCGAGATCGCAAAGGCTCTGGGGCTGTCCCTGGGTGAGACGGTGGTCGTCGTGGACATGGTGAGCATGGCCGACGGTGCGCCCCTGGCGTTCTACCGGATTCATCTGCCGCCTGAGACAGGCGAGCCCACCGCGCGTGCCCTGCTGGCCGCCGAGGCCGAGGGCCGCGTGACCTTCGGGCTGATACTGGAGCACGTGCGTCGCGTTGCCGGGCTGGAGCCGGCTCAGGTGGTGCAGACCTACGAAGCCGCGCCTGCATCGGACGAGGTCGCCCGCATACTGCAGATCAGTGAGGGCGCGGCCGTAGTGGCCAGTGACCGGACCGTGCTGACCGCGTCGGGGAAGCCGATTACGCACGACAACGCGTACTACCGCGGCGATCGCTATCGGTTCACCATCCGCCGCGCGTATTCGATCTGA
- a CDS encoding helix-turn-helix domain-containing protein: protein MRHRAPLLDQEILTVEQAAEYLQVHKITLYRYIREGLLPAVRLGKMYRLFRRDVEAFLDAMRHQPDSDSAGGK from the coding sequence GTGCGTCATCGCGCGCCGCTGCTGGACCAGGAGATCCTGACGGTCGAGCAGGCGGCGGAATACCTCCAGGTTCACAAGATCACGCTCTACAGGTACATCCGCGAGGGCCTGCTGCCGGCCGTCAGGCTGGGGAAGATGTACCGCCTATTCCGCCGCGACGTCGAAGCGTTCCTCGACGCGATGCGGCACCAACCCGACTCCGACTCTGCCGGAGGCAAATGA
- a CDS encoding MGMT family protein, whose amino-acid sequence MGGQQGLFERIYAAVRGVPQGRVTTYGEIARQVGLRNGARTVGWALASLPDGEAAPWWRVVRSDGTIANRQFAAEQRKRLRRDGVRFTRSGSIDLARYGLPSGASTPGWLTAGARPATPPAPQRHTP is encoded by the coding sequence ATGGGGGGCCAGCAGGGCTTGTTCGAGCGTATCTACGCAGCGGTCCGCGGCGTACCGCAGGGGCGCGTCACCACCTACGGCGAGATCGCCCGGCAGGTGGGGCTGCGCAACGGCGCCCGCACCGTGGGTTGGGCGCTGGCATCGCTGCCCGACGGCGAGGCGGCGCCGTGGTGGCGGGTGGTGCGCAGCGACGGAACGATCGCCAACCGGCAGTTTGCCGCCGAGCAGAGGAAGCGGCTGCGTCGCGACGGCGTGCGGTTCACGCGCTCCGGGAGCATCGATTTGGCTCGGTACGGATTGCCCTCCGGAGCGTCTACACCCGGGTGGCTCACGGCCGGCGCTCGACCAGCCACGCCGCCAGCGCCGCAGCGGCACACACCGTAG
- a CDS encoding gamma-glutamyl-gamma-aminobutyrate hydrolase family protein (Members of this family of hydrolases with an active site Cys residue belong to MEROPS family C26.) → MGLPLIGIPMPAAFEPNDRRPAGDELYAAALSRAGGFPALLPVDGDRATARDLIGKLDGLLFAGGRSLPAGFFTEQLRPSLEQTDPERYRFERALVLAAVEHGVPMLGICRGMQTINEALGGTLVRNLALDWPGALVHHKADSEGHPAHQIRIAPRSHLAAVVGEDRAQVNSRHRQAVETPGTGLVAVAWADDGVIEAVEAPGDDPFIVGVQFHPEALIQHDDRWLGLFAMLVTAAIRRKR, encoded by the coding sequence ATGGGCCTGCCGCTCATCGGGATTCCGATGCCCGCGGCGTTTGAGCCCAACGACCGCAGACCTGCGGGCGACGAACTGTACGCCGCGGCACTCTCTCGTGCCGGGGGCTTTCCCGCGCTCCTGCCTGTGGATGGAGATCGGGCCACGGCCAGGGACCTCATCGGGAAGTTGGACGGGCTGCTGTTTGCGGGGGGCCGATCCCTCCCCGCGGGTTTCTTCACTGAGCAACTCCGGCCGTCGCTCGAGCAGACGGATCCCGAGCGTTACCGGTTTGAGCGCGCCCTGGTCCTGGCCGCCGTTGAGCACGGCGTGCCGATGCTGGGCATCTGTCGGGGCATGCAGACGATCAACGAAGCCCTGGGAGGTACGCTCGTGCGCAACCTGGCGCTGGATTGGCCGGGCGCGCTTGTGCACCATAAGGCGGATTCGGAAGGACATCCGGCTCACCAGATCCGGATCGCCCCACGCTCGCACCTCGCGGCCGTGGTTGGCGAAGACCGAGCTCAGGTCAACTCGCGCCACCGGCAGGCAGTCGAGACGCCCGGCACCGGGCTCGTTGCCGTGGCCTGGGCCGACGACGGGGTGATCGAAGCCGTGGAAGCGCCCGGCGACGATCCGTTCATCGTGGGGGTGCAGTTTCACCCTGAAGCCCTGATCCAGCACGATGACCGCTGGTTGGGCCTGTTCGCAATGCTCGTGACCGCCGCAATCCGGCGTAAGAGATAA
- a CDS encoding ABC transporter permease codes for MRTLVLARRILNTIPIMLGVAVIVFVVMRMLPGDPVDIMLGQTGAVSQQDLDRLRRDFNLDQPLAQQLVRFVADAARGDFGTSFARRRPVFGMLVEALPATIELALAATAVALLVAVPIGVLSAVYQRSWLDRLAMGGAFLGISMPAFWLGIVAIIVFAVRLGWFPTSGRVGHEVLLMPVTGFFLIDSVLTRNWAALSDVMRHLALPSVVLGASMMAIVARVTRSSMVEVMREQYVTTARSKGLANRVVIWRHALRNALIPTVTVVGLQVGVLLGGNMIVETVFGWPGMGRMVVDAIFSRDYPVVQGAVMLYAFTFVLANLAVDLCYIYLDPRISL; via the coding sequence GTGCGCACGCTCGTTCTGGCGCGCCGCATCCTGAACACGATCCCGATCATGCTGGGGGTGGCGGTGATCGTGTTCGTCGTGATGCGGATGCTGCCGGGCGATCCCGTGGACATCATGCTTGGACAGACGGGGGCGGTCTCACAGCAGGACCTCGACCGCCTCCGTCGGGATTTCAACCTTGATCAGCCGCTGGCCCAGCAACTGGTGAGGTTCGTGGCCGACGCGGCCCGCGGCGATTTCGGTACCTCGTTCGCCCGGCGTCGCCCGGTGTTCGGAATGCTGGTCGAGGCGCTACCGGCCACGATAGAGCTGGCTCTGGCCGCCACGGCCGTCGCCCTGCTGGTGGCCGTGCCGATTGGAGTGCTCTCCGCCGTCTACCAGCGGTCGTGGCTGGACCGGCTGGCAATGGGAGGGGCCTTCCTGGGCATCTCGATGCCGGCGTTCTGGCTGGGCATCGTGGCGATTATCGTGTTTGCGGTCAGGCTCGGTTGGTTTCCGACCTCGGGCCGGGTGGGCCACGAGGTCCTCCTGATGCCCGTGACAGGGTTCTTCCTGATAGACAGTGTGCTCACGCGCAATTGGGCCGCCCTGAGCGACGTCATGAGACACCTCGCCCTTCCCTCCGTCGTCCTGGGCGCCAGCATGATGGCGATCGTCGCCCGGGTGACGCGATCCAGCATGGTCGAGGTGATGCGTGAGCAGTACGTTACGACGGCGCGCTCCAAAGGCCTGGCCAACCGAGTGGTTATCTGGCGACACGCGCTGCGCAACGCCCTTATTCCAACCGTGACCGTTGTTGGGCTGCAGGTAGGGGTGTTGCTCGGCGGCAACATGATCGTCGAGACGGTCTTCGGATGGCCGGGGATGGGCCGCATGGTCGTGGACGCGATCTTCAGCCGCGACTACCCGGTGGTGCAGGGCGCAGTCATGCTCTACGCGTTCACGTTCGTGCTGGCCAACCTGGCGGTGGACCTGTGCTATATCTACCTAGACCCGCGCATCTCGCTGTAG
- a CDS encoding S9 family peptidase, which translates to MNRRPIEIDDLLKIRFPHNAALSPDGGRVVFALARLDHDANEFRAHLWMVPASGGEPRPFTADEARDTSPAWSPDGRWIAFLSNRGGRRRGHKRAAMQLWVIPSDGGEARQLIFFKSGVSQPTWSPDGRTLAFVSRGASGEIETGEADDELIVREVTRPKYKFDAMGFLEGYAHVWTVPAEGGDPVRITEGDYDHDSPAWLPGGREIAFVANRTPEADLSFVRDVWAADVQTRALRQLTHNSGPCVSPVPSPDGRYVAFVGHDFHAKSATNFGVWIVPVEGGEAVNLTAGLDRSVGNAVGSDVRLTPMFPTPAWTQDGSAIIFFFTSIGRTHLYRVEVADRAVRQLTDGDEVVADLTAAAGQVVYQRIGPASLDELWLLPASGEPRRLAGFNDELLAGLDLGEPRHFSYAGADGWPMEGWLLAPPGFDPGGEYPAILRIHGGPHAAYGYAFNHYVALLAARGYVVVWTNPRGSQGYGEAFTRAVVTDWGGKDSEDILRGIDHAITLGFIDAGRVAVTGGSYGGFMTNWLIGHTHRFRCAVTEVCVSNLFSFYGTSDIGATWGELEWGATPWDDPGKLLRESPLMYAKNVTTPVLIIANEADHRCPVEQSEQFYTALRKMGKEAAFLRFLGESHQMSSNGRPKPRIERLKRLLAWFDKYLAQEPR; encoded by the coding sequence ATGAACAGACGCCCGATCGAGATTGACGATCTTCTGAAGATCCGATTCCCCCACAACGCCGCGCTCTCGCCCGACGGGGGACGCGTGGTGTTCGCGCTGGCGCGGCTCGACCACGATGCCAACGAGTTTCGCGCTCACCTCTGGATGGTGCCGGCTTCCGGCGGAGAGCCGCGGCCGTTCACGGCCGATGAGGCGCGGGATACGAGTCCTGCCTGGTCTCCGGACGGCAGGTGGATCGCGTTCCTGTCCAACCGGGGCGGCAGGCGCCGCGGACACAAGCGCGCGGCGATGCAGCTCTGGGTCATCCCTTCTGATGGTGGGGAGGCCCGCCAGTTGATCTTCTTCAAGTCCGGCGTGAGCCAGCCGACCTGGTCGCCCGACGGGCGCACCCTGGCCTTCGTATCACGGGGAGCTTCCGGCGAGATCGAGACCGGAGAGGCCGACGACGAGTTGATCGTACGGGAGGTCACCCGCCCCAAGTACAAGTTCGATGCGATGGGGTTTCTTGAAGGGTACGCGCACGTCTGGACCGTTCCTGCCGAGGGCGGCGATCCGGTTCGGATCACCGAGGGTGACTACGACCACGACTCGCCGGCCTGGCTGCCGGGAGGCCGTGAGATAGCCTTCGTGGCCAACCGGACTCCGGAAGCGGACCTATCGTTCGTGCGCGACGTTTGGGCCGCCGATGTCCAGACGCGCGCGCTGCGACAGTTGACGCACAACTCCGGTCCATGCGTCTCGCCGGTGCCCTCACCCGACGGCCGCTACGTGGCCTTCGTCGGGCACGACTTCCACGCCAAGAGCGCGACGAACTTCGGGGTATGGATCGTTCCTGTTGAAGGAGGAGAGGCGGTCAACCTCACCGCCGGCCTCGACCGTTCAGTGGGGAATGCCGTGGGCAGCGACGTGCGTCTCACGCCCATGTTTCCGACCCCGGCCTGGACGCAGGACGGCAGCGCGATCATCTTCTTCTTCACCTCCATCGGCCGCACACACCTGTACCGCGTGGAGGTCGCCGACCGCGCGGTCCGCCAACTTACCGACGGCGACGAGGTGGTAGCAGACCTCACGGCGGCAGCGGGCCAGGTGGTCTACCAGCGCATAGGCCCTGCGTCGCTGGACGAACTGTGGCTGCTTCCGGCATCAGGCGAGCCGCGCCGGCTCGCCGGTTTCAACGACGAGCTGCTGGCCGGCCTCGACCTGGGCGAGCCACGGCATTTCTCGTATGCCGGGGCCGACGGCTGGCCGATGGAGGGGTGGCTGCTCGCCCCGCCGGGGTTCGATCCCGGGGGAGAGTACCCGGCGATTCTGCGCATACACGGCGGCCCGCACGCGGCCTACGGGTATGCGTTCAATCACTACGTGGCACTGCTGGCGGCGCGCGGGTATGTCGTGGTGTGGACGAACCCGCGCGGCAGCCAGGGCTACGGCGAGGCGTTCACGCGGGCGGTGGTGACCGATTGGGGCGGCAAGGACAGCGAGGACATCCTGCGTGGGATAGACCACGCGATCACCCTGGGGTTCATTGACGCCGGCCGCGTGGCCGTCACCGGTGGCTCGTACGGCGGCTTCATGACCAACTGGTTGATCGGGCACACGCACCGGTTCCGCTGCGCGGTCACCGAGGTGTGCGTAAGCAACCTGTTCAGCTTCTACGGGACCAGCGACATCGGCGCCACCTGGGGTGAGCTGGAGTGGGGCGCCACGCCCTGGGACGATCCCGGCAAGCTCCTGCGGGAGTCCCCGCTGATGTACGCGAAGAACGTCACCACCCCGGTCCTGATCATCGCCAACGAGGCGGATCACCGGTGCCCGGTCGAGCAGTCGGAGCAGTTCTACACGGCGCTGCGCAAGATGGGCAAGGAGGCGGCGTTTCTTCGGTTCCTTGGAGAGAGCCACCAGATGAGCTCCAACGGCAGGCCCAAGCCGCGGATCGAACGCCTCAAACGACTGCTGGCTTGGTTCGACAAGTACCTCGCGCAGGAGCCGCGCTGA
- a CDS encoding metalloregulator ArsR/SmtB family transcription factor: MKVIDLTAPHQELRVRIDPSPAYDFLACLYLLERSEEGRGFEVSSDWVERARRALGADLRADLALFFPRFGPTLGLVGVLEHTPGLSVRAFIKRIQSTPAEALLELMLAGALPDRQELPLLRAAICGSQDAVEAFLAATHSEADVDSLRRLVVLSPSEAKSRLVRMLREGYTRVYAHEEERVVPLLEQSAAALARRAKVSSGTELVEQATGGFILEPGASFAGVVLAPTYFFRPYNLLTAYQGIRVFIYPIESSTAEGVPPELLRLYKALGDETRLRILRLLAGRDMYLQELAKALGVSHVTALHHMAMLRAAHLVQVVERDNLKYYRFRADRVREAMAQWLEFVQK; the protein is encoded by the coding sequence TTGAAGGTCATTGACCTGACCGCGCCTCACCAAGAACTGCGGGTCCGCATAGATCCCTCCCCCGCCTATGACTTCCTGGCATGCCTCTACCTGCTGGAGCGCAGCGAGGAGGGCCGGGGATTCGAGGTCTCGTCCGACTGGGTCGAGCGCGCGCGCCGCGCCCTGGGGGCCGACCTACGGGCCGACCTCGCCTTGTTCTTTCCTAGATTTGGGCCGACGCTCGGCCTGGTGGGTGTGCTCGAGCACACCCCCGGGCTGTCGGTGCGCGCTTTCATCAAGCGAATCCAGTCCACCCCGGCGGAAGCCCTGCTGGAGTTGATGCTGGCCGGGGCGCTGCCCGATCGTCAGGAACTGCCACTCCTACGCGCGGCGATCTGCGGATCACAGGACGCGGTCGAGGCGTTTCTAGCGGCCACCCACTCGGAGGCCGACGTGGACTCGCTGCGCCGTCTGGTGGTGCTCTCGCCATCCGAGGCGAAGTCCCGGCTGGTCCGGATGCTGCGCGAGGGCTACACCAGGGTCTACGCCCACGAGGAGGAGCGGGTCGTACCCCTGCTTGAGCAGTCCGCGGCCGCGCTCGCGCGCCGGGCAAAGGTTTCCAGCGGCACCGAGCTGGTGGAACAGGCAACCGGCGGCTTCATCCTGGAGCCCGGCGCCTCGTTCGCCGGAGTGGTGCTGGCACCCACGTACTTCTTCCGTCCTTACAACCTGCTCACCGCCTACCAGGGCATCCGCGTCTTCATATACCCGATCGAGTCCTCGACCGCAGAGGGCGTGCCGCCTGAGCTGCTGCGGCTCTACAAAGCTCTGGGCGACGAGACGCGCCTCCGAATCCTGCGGCTGCTGGCCGGCCGCGACATGTACCTACAAGAACTGGCCAAGGCGCTGGGCGTGTCGCACGTGACCGCCCTGCACCACATGGCTATGCTGCGCGCGGCCCATCTGGTACAGGTGGTCGAGCGCGACAACCTTAAGTACTATCGGTTCCGGGCCGATCGCGTGCGGGAGGCGATGGCCCAGTGGCTCGAGTTCGTCCAGAAGTAG
- a CDS encoding MFS transporter: MTLAGIRVTLAASTFSALRYPNYRRFWWGGLVSLTGSWGQTTALSWLVYDLTGSPLMLGTVMMVNTIPTMLLALVGGVIADRSEKRYMLLASQGTFMAISVVLAVLTLTGRIEVWQILVLSAIGGIASAIDMPARQSLIPHLVQRDDLLNAIALNSAMFNGSRILGPAIAGLIIGRLGPRGGPGWCFAINAITYLAVLGALATIRVNSRPPAGERQRVLREVREGLAFAWQHRALRMFLGLLAVTGVFGLSFTVLMPVFARDVLHVSAQGFGMLMTASGLGATVGVLALASSRPKNPGSVILGTQAGFVVLLAAFALSSNYALSLVLMVVLSGAMTSYLSSTNTTIQSIVPDGLRGRVMSLYILAFFGTAPLGGLLMGSLASAMGAQVAVLSGATVCAAAALAAWLVERRP; this comes from the coding sequence ATGACCCTCGCCGGCATCAGGGTAACCCTGGCCGCGTCCACGTTCAGCGCTCTCCGCTACCCGAACTACCGGCGGTTCTGGTGGGGCGGCCTGGTTTCCCTCACCGGCTCCTGGGGCCAGACCACGGCCCTGTCCTGGCTCGTCTACGACCTCACCGGATCACCGCTGATGCTGGGGACGGTGATGATGGTGAACACCATCCCCACCATGCTTCTTGCCCTGGTCGGAGGGGTCATCGCCGACCGGTCCGAGAAGCGCTACATGCTCCTCGCCAGCCAGGGAACGTTCATGGCGATCTCAGTGGTTCTGGCGGTCTTGACGCTCACGGGCCGGATCGAGGTCTGGCAGATCCTGGTACTGAGCGCGATCGGAGGGATTGCGTCGGCGATTGACATGCCTGCCAGGCAGTCGCTGATCCCGCACCTGGTTCAGCGGGACGATCTACTGAACGCCATAGCGCTGAACTCGGCGATGTTCAATGGGTCGCGGATCCTCGGCCCGGCAATCGCCGGGCTTATCATCGGCCGGCTTGGGCCGCGTGGCGGCCCGGGATGGTGCTTTGCGATCAACGCGATTACCTACCTGGCGGTGCTGGGCGCGCTGGCGACGATCCGCGTGAACTCCCGGCCGCCGGCCGGTGAGCGGCAGCGCGTGCTGCGCGAGGTCCGGGAGGGCTTAGCGTTTGCCTGGCAGCACCGGGCGCTACGCATGTTCCTGGGGCTTCTCGCCGTCACCGGTGTATTCGGGCTGTCGTTTACGGTTCTGATGCCGGTTTTTGCACGCGATGTGCTGCACGTGTCCGCGCAGGGGTTCGGGATGCTGATGACCGCCAGCGGTCTCGGCGCCACCGTCGGGGTGTTGGCCCTGGCCTCGTCGCGCCCCAAGAACCCGGGGAGCGTCATCCTGGGCACGCAGGCCGGATTCGTCGTGCTGCTGGCCGCGTTCGCCTTGAGCTCCAACTACGCCCTGTCGCTGGTGCTCATGGTTGTGCTGAGCGGTGCGATGACCTCATACCTGTCGTCAACCAACACCACGATTCAGTCCATTGTGCCCGACGGGCTGCGTGGTAGGGTTATGAGTCTCTACATCCTGGCGTTCTTTGGGACCGCGCCCCTGGGAGGCCTGCTCATGGGATCTCTGGCCTCGGCCATGGGCGCGCAGGTCGCGGTGCTTTCCGGCGCTACGGTGTGTGCCGCTGCGGCGCTGGCGGCGTGGCTGGTCGAGCGCCGGCCGTGA
- a CDS encoding ABC transporter permease: MGSPPRPSRRGIALTLLRLARHPSAVAGAVVMVAIALLAVFAPQVAPFDPGASRLENRLAPPSWMPGGSPAHWLGTDGLGRDVWSRIIYGGRISLLVGMTATVMSLIPGLVLGLAAGFFRGPTDGIVSRFAELLMAFPHLIFAIGVMAALGPGFWNLVMALAFKGWVEFYRVARGDALSQGNREYVDAARALGASSTRILGRHIFPNMIHTSVVLGTLRMGHFIVLEASLSFLGMGLPPRLPAWGSMVADGRDVMMTAWWVSTFPGLAIVALVLAVNLIGEGLRDVLDPRLGME; the protein is encoded by the coding sequence GTGGGTTCCCCTCCAAGGCCCAGCCGCCGCGGCATCGCGCTCACCCTGCTGCGATTGGCGCGCCATCCTTCGGCAGTTGCCGGGGCGGTGGTCATGGTCGCCATTGCGCTCCTGGCGGTGTTCGCACCGCAGGTCGCACCGTTCGACCCTGGCGCCTCGCGGCTGGAGAACCGACTGGCCCCTCCATCCTGGATGCCGGGCGGCTCGCCCGCCCACTGGCTGGGCACCGACGGCCTGGGCCGGGACGTGTGGTCGCGGATCATCTACGGCGGCCGGATCTCGCTGCTCGTCGGCATGACGGCCACGGTGATGTCGCTGATTCCCGGCTTGGTGCTGGGCCTGGCCGCCGGGTTCTTCCGGGGGCCGACGGATGGTATCGTCTCGCGGTTCGCTGAGTTGCTGATGGCCTTCCCGCACCTGATCTTCGCCATCGGCGTCATGGCGGCGCTGGGACCGGGATTCTGGAATCTCGTGATGGCGCTGGCCTTCAAGGGATGGGTGGAGTTCTACAGGGTGGCGCGCGGTGACGCCCTCAGCCAGGGCAACCGCGAGTACGTAGATGCCGCCCGCGCGCTGGGAGCTTCCAGCACCCGGATCCTAGGCCGGCACATTTTCCCCAACATGATACACACCAGCGTAGTGCTCGGCACGCTGCGCATGGGGCACTTCATCGTGTTGGAGGCGTCGCTGTCGTTCCTGGGCATGGGGCTGCCGCCGCGTCTGCCGGCCTGGGGTTCGATGGTGGCGGACGGCCGTGACGTCATGATGACCGCCTGGTGGGTTTCCACCTTTCCTGGGCTGGCGATAGTCGCGCTGGTGCTGGCGGTGAACCTCATTGGAGAGGGGCTGCGGGACGTGCTGGACCCGCGGCTGGGGATGGAGTAA